The Deinococcus misasensis DSM 22328 sequence CATTTGCTGGCCCCATCGACCTCGGCGGCTTCGTAGACGTCAGAGGAGATGGTTTGCAGTCCAGCCATGTACAGGATCATGTTGTAACCGAAGTAACGCCAGAACACCAGGAGGCAGACCAGAGGTTTGGTGTATTCCTTTTCGTAGAGCCACTTGATGTAGTTTTCGCCGGTTTTGTCAGGGATGAGCCAGTCGAAGAGGGGGAACTGGTTGAGGTAGAGCAGGAACTGGTTGATGGCTCCGCTGCGCTCACTGAACAGCACGGTGATCACCAGGGAGATGGCGACGGTGGAGGTGATGTAAGGGACGAGAAAAGCAGCGGTGTAGAAGTGCTTGAGGCGTTTGACCTGGGTGTGCAGGACGTAAGCGAGGGGGATGGCAACGAAGTGCTGTGGGAGGCCAGAGACGATGGCGATCCAGAAGGTGTTGTAGATGGATTTGAAGAACTCGGGTTCGGTGAAGATGAACTGGAAGTTGCTGAGTCCGACCCATTTGAAGCTGGTGATGCTGGAGGCGGAGTCCCACTGTCCGAAGGCAAGCATGAGGGAGAAAACGATGGGGAGGAGGCCGAAAATGGCGAAGGAGATAAAAAAGGGACTGGCGAAAACATAGGGTGCTGCGGCAAGGTTGAATTTGCTCCAGCTCCATTTCTTGTGTTCTACGTTTGTTTTGGTGGTGGTGGTCATAAAACTCCTTACACGAAAGCCTGTCCAGAACTGTCCGGAAGGGGAACGCTGTGATGGGGTTGCGCTCCGACAGCTTCTAAGCGTTTTCCCAGAAGCCTCCCAAGGGAGGCTTCTGGGAGGGAGCTCATTCGGATTTAGATCAGTTTCCGCGCTTGACGCGACGTTCAACGGCGGTCTGGGCTTCGTCCAGAGCGGCCTTGATGTCGGCACCATCGTTCAGCACTTTGTTGATGGCTGCACCCAGAGCATCGCTGGCCACTTGGTCAAACTTGTTGGCATCGATGGCTTTGGTTTTGTTGGCGGCATTCACCCACATGGGGCGGGCTTTCTGGTTGCCCAGGAAGGCCACGGGTTGGCTGAAGATGGGGTCTTTCTGAGCGGCTTTCAGGGAGGGCAGGGCGCTGATGGTTTTGAAGGAGTTCAGCTGCACATCTTTGTTGAGGGCGAAGAACTTGATGAATTCCCAGGCGAGGGCTTTGTTTTTGCTCTGTTTGGGGATGGCCATGAAGCTGCCGCCCCAGGTGGCGTAGTTCTTGCCGGGCAGGTCAGCAGCGCGCCATTTGCCAGCGGTGTCGGGAACCATGCCGCGCATGGTGCCTTCGAACCATGCACCAAAGGGTTGGGTGGCGACTTTGCCTTTGTTCAGGGCGTCGGTCCACTCGGGGCTCCACTCACCGATGTTCATGTCCAGTTTCAGATCGCGGGCTTTTTTGGCAAGGGTCAGGGCCTGCACGAAGCGGGCGCTGTTCAGGACAGGGTTGCCTTTGGCGTCGAAGTAGAGGTTCTCGCCAGCGGGGATGTTGGCACGGATGTAGGTCTGGGCAATGAAGCCCGCGTTGTGGAGCAGGTAAGCGCCGGTTTTGTCTTTGATTTTCTTACCAGCGTCGATGAAGCTGTCCCAGCTCTTGGTCAGGGCACCGGTGCTGACGCCTGCTTTGGAGAGGATGTCAGAACGGTAGAACAGGGTACCAGGAGCAATGTCCACAGGCAGCACGAACATGTTGCCGTCGGGGTTGGTGGCTTGTGCCCAAGCGTAAGCAGTCACCTGGTTTTGGTACTGTTTGGCGTTGTAGGGGGCTTTGGACAGGTCTTCCAGACCGCCAGACTCACCGAAACGGGCCACGAAGCCGATTTCCACGCAGGCCACGTCACCGGCACCGTTGCCAGAGGCAAGGGCGGTGGTCAATCCGTTGTGGTGGTCGCCGTAGTTGAGGGCGTTGACTTTGATGTCCACGTCGGGGTTGGCTTTTTTCCACAGGGGAATGGCGGCTTCAACGGACTCGTTGAGGTTGGTGAAGCAGGTGATGGTGAGGGTTTCTTTGGCAAAGGCGACACTACCAAGGGCGAGAACAGCGAGCAGACCAAGAGCTTTTTTCATATTTTCCTCCACTTCATTCCTCTGAAGTATTTGAAACGACTTGAAGAGCAAACGTTTGACCAGTTGAAACCGCTTTCAGGGGCTTTTATGTCATGGACCAAACAACCTCCGTGAAAGATCCTGAATGTCAGCGCAAAAGCGCCGTGGATTCACGAACAATCAGCTGGGCTTGGAAATTGTGCAGGGTGTAAGGGCGATTTTCCAGCATGAGCAAGATCACTCGGGCAGCTTCACGACCAAATTCAAGGGTCGGAAAGCGCACGGTGGTGAGGGGGGGCGTCATGTAAGAGCAACCGGGAAGATCATCAAAGCCAACCAAGGAAATGTCGTGGGGAACGCGAATTCCTCTGCGGTACAGGGCCAGTTTGGCCCCGAAGGTCATCTGGTCGTTGGCACCAATGATGGCCGTGAAATTGCGGGTTTTGCTGAAGAGGGCATCCATGGCCAGCACGCCGGATTGTTCGGTGAAGTTGCCTTCAACCACCAGATCCAGATCCAGCTGCAAACCGGCTTCCTGAATGGCTTTTTTATAGCCCTGGTAGCGGTCGTGGGCAGCTTTGTTGTGGAGGGGACCAGAGATGTGGGCAA is a genomic window containing:
- a CDS encoding extracellular solute-binding protein, yielding MKKALGLLAVLALGSVAFAKETLTITCFTNLNESVEAAIPLWKKANPDVDIKVNALNYGDHHNGLTTALASGNGAGDVACVEIGFVARFGESGGLEDLSKAPYNAKQYQNQVTAYAWAQATNPDGNMFVLPVDIAPGTLFYRSDILSKAGVSTGALTKSWDSFIDAGKKIKDKTGAYLLHNAGFIAQTYIRANIPAGENLYFDAKGNPVLNSARFVQALTLAKKARDLKLDMNIGEWSPEWTDALNKGKVATQPFGAWFEGTMRGMVPDTAGKWRAADLPGKNYATWGGSFMAIPKQSKNKALAWEFIKFFALNKDVQLNSFKTISALPSLKAAQKDPIFSQPVAFLGNQKARPMWVNAANKTKAIDANKFDQVASDALGAAINKVLNDGADIKAALDEAQTAVERRVKRGN
- a CDS encoding carbohydrate ABC transporter permease: MTTTTKTNVEHKKWSWSKFNLAAAPYVFASPFFISFAIFGLLPIVFSLMLAFGQWDSASSITSFKWVGLSNFQFIFTEPEFFKSIYNTFWIAIVSGLPQHFVAIPLAYVLHTQVKRLKHFYTAAFLVPYITSTVAISLVITVLFSERSGAINQFLLYLNQFPLFDWLIPDKTGENYIKWLYEKEYTKPLVCLLVFWRYFGYNMILYMAGLQTISSDVYEAAEVDGASK